One genomic segment of Aquamicrobium lusatiense includes these proteins:
- the merA gene encoding mercury(II) reductase — protein sequence MKDDCAPKDDFDLAVIGAGSAGFSAAITAAEGGKRIALIGHGTIGGTCVNVGCVPSKTMIRAAEAVHGAQSAHRFPGLKGEAQVADWAALVAAKDDLVSTLRQKKYVDLLPGYDGVTYLDEGPARLVEGGVEIGGRKITAPKVIVATGGRPAVPDIPGTPDVPTLDSTSLLELERLPESLIFLGGGYIGVELAQMMARMGTCVTIVCRSRLLPRIEPEVSEALAKVLRAEGLTILDGVTYDAARRDGDRAVLTVTVDGTVRDLTADHLVLTTGRAPNTEGLGLAEMGIETDRRGAIKVGDDMATTRPGIYAAGDVTDRDQFVYMAAYGAKLAARNAVLGGSERYDNAAMPWVVFTDPQVAGVGLTEQQARTAGHDVKTSLLALENVPRALAARDTRGLIKLVADARTDRLLGGVIMAPEGADSVQTLAMALKASMTTKALGETIFPYLTTVEGLKLAAQTFDKDVAKLSCCAG from the coding sequence ATGAAAGACGACTGCGCCCCGAAAGACGATTTCGACCTTGCCGTGATCGGTGCCGGCTCGGCCGGGTTCTCGGCCGCGATCACCGCCGCCGAAGGAGGCAAGCGGATTGCCCTGATCGGTCATGGCACCATCGGCGGGACCTGCGTGAACGTGGGCTGCGTGCCGTCCAAGACGATGATCCGCGCCGCCGAGGCTGTGCACGGCGCGCAGTCGGCGCATCGGTTCCCGGGCCTCAAGGGCGAGGCGCAGGTCGCCGACTGGGCGGCGCTGGTCGCGGCCAAGGACGATCTCGTCTCGACGCTGCGCCAGAAGAAATATGTCGACCTGCTGCCGGGCTACGATGGCGTGACTTATCTCGACGAGGGTCCGGCACGTCTGGTCGAAGGCGGCGTCGAAATCGGCGGGCGCAAGATCACAGCCCCCAAGGTCATCGTCGCCACCGGCGGGCGGCCCGCCGTTCCCGACATCCCCGGTACCCCGGACGTCCCTACGCTCGACAGCACGTCGCTCCTGGAGCTGGAGCGGCTGCCCGAGAGCCTGATCTTCCTCGGCGGCGGCTACATAGGCGTGGAACTCGCGCAAATGATGGCGCGGATGGGCACCTGCGTCACCATCGTCTGCCGCTCGCGCCTTTTGCCGCGCATCGAGCCGGAGGTGTCCGAAGCGCTCGCCAAGGTCTTGCGTGCCGAAGGTCTCACGATCCTCGACGGCGTGACCTATGACGCCGCGCGGCGCGACGGCGACCGCGCCGTTCTGACGGTAACGGTTGACGGCACCGTACGCGATCTGACCGCGGACCACCTTGTCCTGACCACCGGACGCGCGCCCAACACCGAAGGACTGGGTCTGGCCGAAATGGGCATCGAGACCGATCGACGCGGCGCGATCAAGGTTGGCGACGACATGGCCACGACACGCCCCGGCATCTATGCGGCGGGCGATGTGACGGACCGGGACCAGTTCGTCTACATGGCCGCGTATGGCGCCAAGCTCGCGGCCCGCAACGCGGTTTTAGGTGGGTCCGAGCGCTACGACAACGCCGCGATGCCGTGGGTGGTATTCACCGACCCACAGGTCGCCGGCGTCGGGCTGACCGAACAACAGGCGCGCACGGCGGGCCATGACGTCAAGACCAGCCTGCTGGCCCTCGAGAACGTGCCCCGCGCGCTCGCCGCTCGCGACACGCGAGGGCTCATCAAGCTGGTCGCGGACGCCAGGACCGACCGCCTTCTGGGCGGCGTGATCATGGCGCCGGAGGGCGCCGACAGCGTGCAGACCCTTGCCATGGCACTGAAGGCCAGCATGACCACCAAGGCGCTCGGCGAGACGATCTTCCCCTATCTCACCACGGTCGAGGGCCTGAAACTCGCTGCGCAGACCTTCGACAAGGATGTCGCGAAGCTGTCGTGCTGCGCCGGGTGA